In Flavobacteriales bacterium, the genomic stretch TCAGTGCCGGGCCGATCTCTTTGCCGTTGGCATCTACGGCAACGGTAATGATGTCGCAATTTGCCTGGTCTGAACTTTCCTTTGCGTTGTAGATACGAACCCCTACCGCAGCTGAAGGGGAAAGAAGGTTGGTCAGATCGTCTGATGAGATAAACGCACGATTATAACCGCAGGCATCACTTACCGATTCGGCCTCGGCTATTGCATCCGCCTTTTTAACGCTAATGGGTTCTGAGCCTCTCGGTTCGGGAGACGAATACATGGTCTGCGAAAATCCGTTCGAAGCGCATAACAGCATTAGTCCGAACGCAACGGAATGAAACAATTTTGTTTTCATAAGGGGGGTGGTTTTGGTGGATATCAAAGTCAATTAACGATTCCAAAGCAGGTTAGTGTCCCCTCCACAATCAACAGGACAGGGCAGCTGGCTTTGCAGATATTTGCCACCGAGATCTTTTATCTCGTTGTTCTGATCGACCACTGCACCGAACGACATGGTCCGCAGCTGACCTTTATCCGATTCGTACCCAGATGAAAAGATCCGGATTCCGGTTGCATTTGCAGTATTGAGCAGCGCATTCAGACTTTCATTTCCCAGAAACGTGGCATAGGGTTTATAACCTGCAACACCATCTCTTAGGTTATACACACATTTTTTGGCAGTTGAGAGGTTCATTTTCTCAAACTCATCGGGATAGTGAGCATCCAACGCTCTGGCCAAATGATATTTGCGCTCGAGAAAATCCCCGATCTCTTTTCCGTCAGCGTTTATCGCCACCGCTATCACATCGGAAAACCGTTGTTTGGGGTCTTCCATAGCGATATAAAACCGGATGCCCACACAATTTTTTACACTCATCAGGTCTCTGATGTCGCTTGTTTGAATGTAAACACTGCTGAATCCGCAGGACGGAATGAGTGCCTTGGCCAGTTCCTCAACCTTTACCAGGTCCATTTTTATCGGGTTGTCCTTCGACTGAAACGTCTGAGAAAATGAGTAATTGATCGAGAAAAGGAGGCAGAAAAGGAAAGCTCCCAAGTTGGTCGGTCGGGTCATAGTTGGTTGTTGGTTTCCGAAATGTAACAATTGTTTTCTTGGTATCGTTGAATTTGTCTTTGATGTCGATGAAACTTTCATTTCGTCAGATTAAAAGAATGTCAACCTTTGTCGCATTATGACCTCCAACCGCAACTCCGCCTGGTTCTCCGCAGTCGTGATCCTTCTGATGCTGACCAGCGATTTGTTCCTTGGTCTTGGAATGGTCCATGCTCAGCATAGTGTTGCAAAAGAAAATGCCGGTGTGCAGGTGGAGGCGCTTCTTCAAAAGGCCAAAGACCAAAAGAAATGCGGAGAATATGATAAGGCATTCGAGACCATTTCCCAAGCATTGGAGTTAAGTAAACGTTCAGACGATCAAAATTTGATTGCCCGTTCAATGAGCGACCTTGGCGTGATAAGAATGTACCAGGGACGTTATTCAGACGCCTTGGAGATGTTTCACGAAGCCGTAAGTATCTGCGAAGAACTGAAAGATTCTGTTTGCATGGCCGAAAACTACAACTACTTCGCTTCTGTGCATCATGCCCAAAAGGACTATGGCATTGCCATCAAATATTACCTCAAAAGCCTTGAACTCAGGAAAGGGTTGGATGATTCTGTGGCGCTTGGCGTACTCTACAATAACCTCGGAACCTTGTATGCAGACCAGAACGATCTGAAACATGCGCTCGATTATCATGGTAGGAGCATGGCCATTTGGGAATCGTTGCACGATACTTCCTGGATCGCGGTTTCGCTTCGACATATCGGTTACTGCAGAGAGTTGCAAGGCAAAGTGGATGAGGCATTGGGCTCTTATTTGAAAAGCTACGAGCTGAGCATGAGAAAAGGTACCCGAATGAACGTGATCCGTGCTTCCATGCCAGTAGGCAACCTCTACCTGAAAATGGGGGACCCGAAAAATGCCCTTGAATGGTGTAAACGCGCCTATCTGCTTTCCATGGAAGAGAGCAACCTGTACGGCATTCAGGAAAGTTGTTTGTGTCTGTCGCAGGTGTATGATGGGTTGCACCGTTCTGCAGAGGCGTTGGATTTCTACAGGCGCTCCATCAAAGCACGCGATTCCATTTACGGACACGAACGGACCAAGGAACTGACCCGCCTGGAGATGAATTTCGTGTTTGAGCGGCAGCAGTTGGCCGATAGCCTGAAGTTCGTGAAGGCGCAAATCGTCAAAGAGAAGCAGATACAGAATGAACGTATCGGTTGGGCCTCAACAGGAATTGTCCTTCTTATGATCGGAGCTATGGCGTTGGTTATCTACCGCGGAAAGAGGAAGTCAGACCACCTGTTGCTCAATATCTTACCCAAAGAAATTGCGGAGGAATTGAAAGCCGAAGGCTCGGCCAAGCCCAAGCAATTGGACAATGTAACGGTCATCTTCACGGATTTCTGCGGTTTCACAGCGCTCTCGGAAAATATGACCCCGGAACAATTGGTGACCGAGATCGATGAATGCTTCAGCCATTTCGATCGCATTATGGATGAGTTTGGAGTTGAAAAGATCAAGACCATTGGAGATGCGTACATGGCGGCTTCAGGCATTCCATCTCCCAAAGCAACCCATGCATTAGATGCGGTAAAGGCCGCCTTGAAGATGCAGGATTTCATGGTAAAAAGGGAAGCCGAACTACAGGAAGAGAATCGGCCTTTTTTCAAAATGCGTGTCGGAATACACACAGGTTCGGTAGTGGCCGGAATTGTAGGCGAGAAGAAGTTTCAGTATGACATTTGGGGAGATGCCGTGAACACGGCCGCTCGCATGGAGCAGAATGGCGAACCAAGTCGCATCAATGTTTCAAAAGAGACCTACGAATTGGTGAAGGATGAATTTGCGTTTACCTACCGCGGCAAGATAAAGGCCAAGGGAAAAGGCGAGATAGACATGTATTTCGTGGATGGATTGAAGTAGCGATCAGAACGTAACACCGATCTGCGCACTTACATTCCAACCAAGATCATCCGAGAAATAACGCTGGCGGTTCAAGTAATCGCGGTAGCGTGTGTTCAGCAGATTCTCACCCCGCAAGGAACAGCGCAACGTGGCCTTTTTCAGCTTGAACGAGGTTCCCAGATTCGCGCCAAGCAGGAAATAACCATTGGGAACAGGCATAATATCCTGATCGGCATTCAGGTGATTCTGCTTGAAAACGTACCGTCCGTTGATGGAAACCGAAGAGTTCTTCATCTTCTTCCCATCCTTGAACGTGTAAGCGAACGACCCGAAAAGATTATTGCTTGGCATGTACACCAACGGCTTGTGGTTGCGCACATCATCACCTTGCAGAAACGAATATTTCACCATTAGGCGGATGCTTTCTATCGGTTCATACGAGGCCAGCACGTCCGTTCCGATCAGCGTGGCATCGGTCTGATGGTAAGAATAGAGCGGAAACGCTCCGCGGATGGTCAGTCTGAACTCAGATTCGGGTTGCAGGTAGATGAAATCCTGCACATACTGGTAGTAGCCGAGCACCTGCACGAACAGTTTCTTGCGAACGTTCCAGTCGGCTGTCAGCACCACTTTGCTCGAACGTTCGCTCTTGAGGTTGGGATTGCCGAGTTCAATTCCGCTCACACCTTGGTGCAGTCCGTTGCTGTAAAGTTCATTCACCTGCGGTGATCGTAGCACATGGCCCATGTCCAGGTTCAGTTTGAGTTGCGGAAGCACTTGCCATCGCATTCCAGCCGACAGACTGTAATTATTGAAGACGTGATAGTGCCGTTCTATCTCTCGCGGAAGCGAGGAAGAAATGGCCACCACTTGCAGGTCGG encodes the following:
- a CDS encoding tetratricopeptide repeat protein; translated protein: MTSNRNSAWFSAVVILLMLTSDLFLGLGMVHAQHSVAKENAGVQVEALLQKAKDQKKCGEYDKAFETISQALELSKRSDDQNLIARSMSDLGVIRMYQGRYSDALEMFHEAVSICEELKDSVCMAENYNYFASVHHAQKDYGIAIKYYLKSLELRKGLDDSVALGVLYNNLGTLYADQNDLKHALDYHGRSMAIWESLHDTSWIAVSLRHIGYCRELQGKVDEALGSYLKSYELSMRKGTRMNVIRASMPVGNLYLKMGDPKNALEWCKRAYLLSMEESNLYGIQESCLCLSQVYDGLHRSAEALDFYRRSIKARDSIYGHERTKELTRLEMNFVFERQQLADSLKFVKAQIVKEKQIQNERIGWASTGIVLLMIGAMALVIYRGKRKSDHLLLNILPKEIAEELKAEGSAKPKQLDNVTVIFTDFCGFTALSENMTPEQLVTEIDECFSHFDRIMDEFGVEKIKTIGDAYMAASGIPSPKATHALDAVKAALKMQDFMVKREAELQEENRPFFKMRVGIHTGSVVAGIVGEKKFQYDIWGDAVNTAARMEQNGEPSRINVSKETYELVKDEFAFTYRGKIKAKGKGEIDMYFVDGLK